A genomic region of Eucalyptus grandis isolate ANBG69807.140 chromosome 5, ASM1654582v1, whole genome shotgun sequence contains the following coding sequences:
- the LOC120293363 gene encoding caffeic acid 3-O-methyltransferase-like, which produces MSLDETLAVTTAQEDEEFLFAFKQDMISCVPLVLKSTIELGILKLLSESSAQLSPIHIVSRLSIKNPDAAITINRILRLVASFSFLSCTLMQDKARRPKRTYRLGPLSKYYVLLKR; this is translated from the exons ATGAGTTTGGACGAAACCCTAGCGGTCACCACCGCCCAAGAAGACGAAGAGTTCTTGTTCGCTTTCAAACAAGACATGATCTCGTGCGTTCCCCTGGTCTTGAAGTCCACGATCGAGCTCGGCATCCTCAAGCTCTTGTCCGAGAGCTCTGCTCAGCTCTCGCCCATCCACATTGTGTCCCGCCTCTCCATCAAGAATCCCGATGCTGCAATCACCATCAACCGCATCCTGCGTTTGGTCGCcagcttctctttcctctcgtGCACCCTCATGCAGGACAAAGCCAGGCGGCCTAAGAGGACGTACCGCCTGGGCCCCTTGAGCAAGTACTAT GTTTTACTTAAAAGATGA